One window of the Populus nigra chromosome 4, ddPopNigr1.1, whole genome shotgun sequence genome contains the following:
- the LOC133692682 gene encoding serine/threonine protein phosphatase 2A 59 kDa regulatory subunit B' gamma isoform-like isoform X2 has product MIKQILGKLPRKPSKPSSNDSNNDSGLHAHSSLNSSNGPSSINNSKLSSISSKSLNPSSGASRLNNGSLVPNSKGNQGKKSAPQLDPLMTSGVYEALPSFRDVPNSEKHNLFMKKLNMCCVVFDFSDPYKNLKEKDIKRQTLHELLDYISTVTSKFNEIAMQEITRMVAANLFRTLPSMNHDKKILEMFDPEDEEPAMEPAWPHLQIVYDFLLRFVASSETDAKLAKRYIDHSFVLRLLDLFDSEDQREREYLKTILHRIYGKFMVHRPFIRKAINNIFYIFIFETERHNGIAEMLEILGSIINGFALPLKEEHKLFLLRALIPLHKPKCVSMYHQQLSYCITQFVEKDFKLADTVVRGLLKYWPMTNSSKEVMFLGELEEVLEATQAAEFQRCMVPLFHQIGRCLNSSHFQVAERTLFFWNNDHIRNLITQNHRVILPIIFPALERNTRGHWNQAVQSLTLNVKKIFSDADQEIFDECLVKFEEDEVKQMETREKRDLTWKCLEDVATSKVVSNEAVLVSKFISSVAIASGTSPRATAAG; this is encoded by the exons ATGATCAAACAGATATTGGGTAAGCTACCTCGAAAACCCTCAAAACCATCCAGTAACGATTCAAACAATGACAGTGGACTCCATGCCCACTCGTCCTTGAACTCATCTAATGGGCCCAGTTCCATTAACAACTCAAAGCTCTCTTCCATTTCGTCCAAATCTTTGAATCCGAGTTCGGGCGCTTCACGCTTGAACAATGGGAGCCTGGTGCCAAATAGCAAGGGGAATCAAGGGAAAAAGTCAGCTCCTCAATTGGATCCTTTGATGACTTCTGGGGTTTATGAGGCATTGCCTAGCTTTCGTGATGTTCCTAACTCGGAGAAGCATAATCTCTTTATGAAGAAGTTGAATATGTGCTGCGTTGTGTTTGATTTTAGTGATCCTTATAAGAATCTTAAAGAGAAGGACATTAAGAGGCAGACTTTGCATGAGCTTCTTGATTATATTTCAACTGTTACTTCAAAGTTCAATGAGATTGCAATGCAAGAAATTACGAGGATGGTGGCAGCCAATTTGTTTAGAACACTTCCATCCATGAACCATGATAAAAAGATTCTAGAAATGTTTGACCCTGAAGATGAAGAACCAGCTATGGAGCCTGCTTGGCCTCATCTTCAGATTGTGTATGATTTTCTGCTTAGATTTGTGGCTTCATCAGAGACTGATGCCAAGCTCGCCAAGAGATACATTGACCATTCATTTGTGTTGAGATTGCTGGACTTATTTGATTCTGAAGACCAAAGAGAGAGGGAGTATTTGAAGACGATACTCCACCGTATTTATGGAAAGTTCATGGTACATCGACCATTCATTAGAAAAGCTATCAACAATATCTTTTACATATTCATTTTCGAGACAGAGAGGCATAACGGGATTGCAGAAATGCTTGAGATATTGGGCAGCATTATTAATGGGTTTGCTTTGCCATTGAAGGAAGAGCACAAGCTTTTCCTTCTCCGTGCCTTAATTCCACTTCACAAGCCAAAATGTGTATCAATGTATCATCAGCAACTGTCATATTGTATAACTCAATTTGTGGAGAAAGATTTCAAGCTGGCTGATACTGTAGTCCGAGGTCTGTTGAAGTATTGGCCCATGACTAATAGTTCCAAGGAAGTTATGTTTCTTGGTGAGTTGGAGGAAGTTTTAGAGGCTACTCAGGCAGCAGAGTTTCAGCGGTGCATGGTCCCTTTGTTCCATCAAATTGGTCGCTGCCTCAACAGCTCACATTTTCAG GTTGCAGAACgtactttgtttttttggaacAATGATCACATAAGAAATTTGATCACGCAGAATCACAGAGTGATACTGCCTATAATCTTCCCAGCTCTGGAGAGAAATACAAGGGGGCATTGGAACCAAGCTGTTCAGAGTTTGACCCTGAATGTCAAGAAGATATTCTCAGACGCTGATCAAGAAATTTTTGATGAATGCTTGGTCAaatttgaagaagatgaagtcAAACAGATGGAGACACGGGAGAAAAGAGATTTAACTTGGAAATGCTTGGAAGATGTGGCGACCTCTAAGGTTGTAAGCAATGAAGCTGTGCTTGTCTCGAAGTTCATCTCATCTGTCGCCATTGCTAGTGGGACAAGTCCTCGGGCCACTGCAGCTGGTTGA
- the LOC133692682 gene encoding serine/threonine protein phosphatase 2A 59 kDa regulatory subunit B' gamma isoform-like isoform X1, translated as MIKQILGKLPRKPSKPSSNDSNNDSGLHAHSSLNSSNGPSSINNSKLSSISSKSLNPSSGASRLNNGSLVPNSKGNQGKKSAPQLDPLMTSGVYEALPSFRDVPNSEKHNLFMKKLNMCCVVFDFSDPYKNLKEKDIKRQTLHELLDYISTVTSKFNEIAMQEITRMVAANLFRTLPSMNHDKKILEMFDPEDEEPAMEPAWPHLQIVYDFLLRFVASSETDAKLAKRYIDHSFVLRLLDLFDSEDQREREYLKTILHRIYGKFMVHRPFIRKAINNIFYIFIFETERHNGIAEMLEILGSIINGFALPLKEEHKLFLLRALIPLHKPKCVSMYHQQLSYCITQFVEKDFKLADTVVRGLLKYWPMTNSSKEVMFLGELEEVLEATQAAEFQRCMVPLFHQIGRCLNSSHFQDLDLNVGLFIWNLVLWQVAERTLFFWNNDHIRNLITQNHRVILPIIFPALERNTRGHWNQAVQSLTLNVKKIFSDADQEIFDECLVKFEEDEVKQMETREKRDLTWKCLEDVATSKVVSNEAVLVSKFISSVAIASGTSPRATAAG; from the exons ATGATCAAACAGATATTGGGTAAGCTACCTCGAAAACCCTCAAAACCATCCAGTAACGATTCAAACAATGACAGTGGACTCCATGCCCACTCGTCCTTGAACTCATCTAATGGGCCCAGTTCCATTAACAACTCAAAGCTCTCTTCCATTTCGTCCAAATCTTTGAATCCGAGTTCGGGCGCTTCACGCTTGAACAATGGGAGCCTGGTGCCAAATAGCAAGGGGAATCAAGGGAAAAAGTCAGCTCCTCAATTGGATCCTTTGATGACTTCTGGGGTTTATGAGGCATTGCCTAGCTTTCGTGATGTTCCTAACTCGGAGAAGCATAATCTCTTTATGAAGAAGTTGAATATGTGCTGCGTTGTGTTTGATTTTAGTGATCCTTATAAGAATCTTAAAGAGAAGGACATTAAGAGGCAGACTTTGCATGAGCTTCTTGATTATATTTCAACTGTTACTTCAAAGTTCAATGAGATTGCAATGCAAGAAATTACGAGGATGGTGGCAGCCAATTTGTTTAGAACACTTCCATCCATGAACCATGATAAAAAGATTCTAGAAATGTTTGACCCTGAAGATGAAGAACCAGCTATGGAGCCTGCTTGGCCTCATCTTCAGATTGTGTATGATTTTCTGCTTAGATTTGTGGCTTCATCAGAGACTGATGCCAAGCTCGCCAAGAGATACATTGACCATTCATTTGTGTTGAGATTGCTGGACTTATTTGATTCTGAAGACCAAAGAGAGAGGGAGTATTTGAAGACGATACTCCACCGTATTTATGGAAAGTTCATGGTACATCGACCATTCATTAGAAAAGCTATCAACAATATCTTTTACATATTCATTTTCGAGACAGAGAGGCATAACGGGATTGCAGAAATGCTTGAGATATTGGGCAGCATTATTAATGGGTTTGCTTTGCCATTGAAGGAAGAGCACAAGCTTTTCCTTCTCCGTGCCTTAATTCCACTTCACAAGCCAAAATGTGTATCAATGTATCATCAGCAACTGTCATATTGTATAACTCAATTTGTGGAGAAAGATTTCAAGCTGGCTGATACTGTAGTCCGAGGTCTGTTGAAGTATTGGCCCATGACTAATAGTTCCAAGGAAGTTATGTTTCTTGGTGAGTTGGAGGAAGTTTTAGAGGCTACTCAGGCAGCAGAGTTTCAGCGGTGCATGGTCCCTTTGTTCCATCAAATTGGTCGCTGCCTCAACAGCTCACATTTTCAG GATTTGGATTTGAACGTTGGGTTGTTCATATGGAATCTGGTATTGTGGCAGGTTGCAGAACgtactttgtttttttggaacAATGATCACATAAGAAATTTGATCACGCAGAATCACAGAGTGATACTGCCTATAATCTTCCCAGCTCTGGAGAGAAATACAAGGGGGCATTGGAACCAAGCTGTTCAGAGTTTGACCCTGAATGTCAAGAAGATATTCTCAGACGCTGATCAAGAAATTTTTGATGAATGCTTGGTCAaatttgaagaagatgaagtcAAACAGATGGAGACACGGGAGAAAAGAGATTTAACTTGGAAATGCTTGGAAGATGTGGCGACCTCTAAGGTTGTAAGCAATGAAGCTGTGCTTGTCTCGAAGTTCATCTCATCTGTCGCCATTGCTAGTGGGACAAGTCCTCGGGCCACTGCAGCTGGTTGA